Below is a window of Nomascus leucogenys isolate Asia chromosome 16, Asia_NLE_v1, whole genome shotgun sequence DNA.
tGATTAGATATACTAACAAAAAGGAAGTGTATCCTGGATAAATCAAGACATCTGCTAAtgcaaaaaggtaaaaaaaaaaaaaaaaaaaaagaaatgcatgatAAGCTTAGAACATTTTATATGGAGAATTTTTAAGTAGGCCTTGGCAAATTTacctttgtgattttattttgtaaaaaagaaataattgaacttagtttgtatttttgtgtcaCAGCATGACACTTCATATGACAGAAAATCAGTGGTCTGGAGTCCCAGGATCTGTGTTTTAGACAGATCTGATTTTATCTAGCTCTATGAAAAAACAAGAGTAGCGGACACATCTTAATAGGAGAATAGATTCTGAAGTTAGTTAGTAGGTAAGCAAAAAATTGTATCTAgtcaaaaatatactttaaaatctcTGAGACTCTGAATGAGGCAGAAAAGAAATCCAGAGACGGAATGATGTcttgatattaaaatataaaatattcaactgTAATTAGATTCTTGCTGTAATATCATCCTTTAGATTAAAGAAATTATCAGATGAGTCTGAAATTACTGTGCATTCAATCAATGATATAGTACTTCCCACCTAAGCTAGTATTATTGGATTTCCTTAATCCAGTTACCTTAaggtaaatgtatttattttctttcctggatctttattttctttcctggatCTTTACTTTGATTCTGGTAGTGAGGAACCGGAAATAACATGGGCCCAACCTGAATTTGAGGCAAAAGGATTTTATTGCCAAAGACTCTAGGAGTATCTGATGTTATTGGGAAGCTCCAATGTATGGATGCTAATTCTAATTGTAGTGGAGAGTGTACTCTATTTGCTTTCTGTAGCAAGACAACCATTTATGTCAAATAATTAGCATAGATGCAGAGAGCTTTTACTTTCATTCTGAAATTAGTGAGTTAAATTCATCCTGCTTAAGTGGACCCTTTACTAAACTGTGTGGCCTCATGaataatgtaaatgaaattaACTTGGTAGGGAAGGGTTAAATAATAAACAGTAgtagtatataattttaaaattaaatgttaatttgaAACTCTGTATTATACTTGCTATCCTTACTTCCCTTTCACTAGAATTTGATCATTAGTTTTTCTCCTTATTGCCTTTAATGTGATCTCCCTGAGCCATCTCCTTCACTACCATGGGCTCCACCAACAACCATAAATAACAGTTCACAAATGATAAGTTCAGCCGTTTCTGCAGAGTTTTAGGCCTCTGTTGCCATTTATCCCATGTTCTTCTGTATTTCTTACAGAAATATCAGATTCCACATGTCTAACGTGAACATGTGCCACTGTTTGCCTGGCTTAGTcccattgtatatttttatctGGCATCCCTCTGGACGGTGacccctttctctacaaaagtCCTGAGTTTGCACAATACAAGGTCAGATTTAGTCACCCTATACATGCCCTAGCCTGAAGACATCACCTCTCCTTCCTCTGTTCCCTGTGTAGATGAATGAAGCCATTACTGACACAGAAGCTTGGGAGCAAAGCAGAGCCTTATTCATCCATTCTAGAATCTAAGAATCTAATCACCAAGCCTTGTTCATAACTTCTAGTCAGTTCTACTTCCTCAGCATAATTCTTCCTCTCTGCCACCTTGCCATGGAAGCATTATGGAAGAGTGATTAAGACCAGATTCCAATCCCATTTCAACCACTGATGCAGCCATggatgggcaagttacttaacaccAGTCTCCTCACCTATAAGTGGATGaagggggaaaaacacacacatggAGAAATTTACCATGAGTGAACACATGAACATGACACATCATAGCATGACCTGATAAATATGGTACCAGTATTAGCTGCAGCCCAAACCCTGTTGTGTTTCTCTTAGAGTACTGCAGTTGCCTCCCACCAGTCAAAAGTCTTTCTTCCAAATCCACTACCTTCAAAACTAGATTCCATTGCTGATTCTGATTATGCAATATCTGATTATGTCAGTATCTTGCTTAAAATGATTCAGTGATGCTTCATAATCATTAAGACAAAATCTAAAACTTGTTGAGAGTCTGCAGTTCTTTCACAGTCTATCCCTGCCTCCTACAGCCTCTTCTCTCCCAGCCCTATCATGCTCCTTGCCTCAACAGTACAGAACAGCCTCCCAGCCTCTCAGCCCCTCTCTCAGGCTCTCAAGGCTTTCCCTGAGCTGCTCGTTTGATCAGGATGACCCAACCCCTCTTCTCCACCAAACCAGCTTAATTTCATCCTTCACACCTCAGCTCAGGCTGAGCTCATCATCTTCCCTCTAAGCCCATCTCTAAtctcctcccctccactcctgccATCAGCCTCTTTTCCATGCCCCGGGGCATTCCTCAGATACTTCCATCACAACAGTAATTAGGCTGTAATGTAATTAGCTGGCCACATGTCCATCAACCCAAGGAGACTGTATGCTTCCTAAGGCCAGCTGtttcatctttcattttgttttataccCAGCCCAACACAGAGTTGGGCATATAGTAGCCACTCCATAtttagtgttaaaaaaaaatggtgtcaGGGGTTGGCATCAGGGCTAACATTAATTCAGCCCTTATATTCTTACCTTTTAATCAATcagataatttacattttttctaaccataaatacaatttaaaatcaatatcttaggccaggcacagtggctcatgcctgtaatgccagcactttgggaggctgaggcaagatggATCACCtcaggtaaggagtttgagaccagcctagccaacatggagaaaccctgtttctactaaagatacaaaaattagccaggcatggtggcgctcacctgtaattccagctacttgagaggctgaggcaggagaattgcttgaacccaggaggtagaggttgcagtgagttgagatcgcaccactgcactgcagcccgggtgacagagtgagaatctgtcacaaaaaataaaataaaataaaatcaatatcttGTGTTTTAAATGTTGGAGTCGCCTCTTTCCAGAGTCTGTGGGAAGTTAAATTGCAGAGtacaatatttctttaaaagtcgAGTCCTATACTATAGAACAACACTAAAGACTGTTACTCATCTGATTGCCCAGTTAAGAACCTGAGAGCAGAGTCTGAGAAAAATTTAACTAAATGCTGCTTTACCCACGTTTGGTTTCAAATGGACAGCAGCAAATGTGTCTCTGTGTTTTTACCTGCAGAGGATATATTCCCTTGCAAGTCCTGTGGCATCTGGTATCGGAGTGAGCGGAATCTGCAGGCCCATTTGATGTACTACTGCAGTGGGAGGCAAAGAGAAGCTGCTCTGGTGTCAGAGGAAAATGAAGACAGTGCCCATCAGATTTCCAGCCTGTGCCCTTTCCCACAGTGCACCAAGAGCTTTTCAAATGCTCGAGCTCTAGAAATGCACCTGAATTCACACAGTGGTAAATGccccttttgtttcttctgttgcTCCAGAAgactctattatttttataaatatatatgcattacaTGTATACATCTATATCTGTCTATCTGTAGCTATCTATAACATCAAAATCAAACTTTCTGGGTCAATCAGTGTGATCCTATGCCACTTATACTCAGCGTATTTTACTCAAAGGACTTGGATCTGAATTCTTTTCTTACAAATTCAGTGCTCTGACCACAGGCCAAATCATTCTATTTGTTTTCAACTGAGGTTTTAAAAAAGcacattattttcaaaagaaattctCAATACCCTTTGAATATTGTCATTTATTGATTTAGTGTCAAGCAATCTTGGAAACTGACCATAGTGTTTCCTATATGGTAGGGAAGAAATAATAGCTACATAAATATAGGTGTTTGCTGAATTGAAATAAAGCGACTCTATTGATAGATCCAATTAAAATTACAATTCAGGgatgtttacttttaaatatggATGAGTAAAATATTTCTGACTTCCAAAAGATGCATCATAACCACTTAGCTGGTTTTTATGACATAAAACTACTTTTAGTACTAAGTTTTAAAATCCCTTAAGAAAAAATGGGCTGGAAAACAAATAAGCTTTTTAAGGCCCTCTCTTAATAGCAAGGTGGCAACTGTTCCCATTTAATTTGGAATTGTATGCCAgctatttttagtttcatttcatAGCATTCtaattatcatattttttaaaaaatgaattgaatCGAATGTACAGAATTCTgttaactttaaataattttaggtaCATTCTTGCATGGGACAAACTAGGGACTGAGAATCACAGTTTTTCAGGACCTGTAATACAAACCTTGCAGGACACCTCTGGGTGACTATCTTAGTGGTCTTTGCCTagcttaaatgattttaaaatggaaacaaacacaTGTTGAGTTTTAAGCTACTGTTCTAACCTCCAGTGCTCTAGTACAGTTCAAGCTTTTGTCTTTGAACCTGTAAAAGCAGGTAATTTCCTTTCTGCtcatcctctttcctctccttacAAATGATCTTCATATAGATAATAAAGCAGGGGAAGCAGAAACAGATTGGTTGTCTCAGATGGTGAGTAAGGTCAtgtacaaaacaaaaagaacagaatacAGGGGTCCTTTCagctaaatggaaaaaaaatgagtattgGATTCATTaaggagaaagagacaaggaTAGGTAGTCCCCTTTTATGACTACAGGACTAGGTACCTCTGCCATGTTTTCAGCTTACGAATATAAAAGGCAGTCTTATTGTAGTCCAGAGTACAGAGGGGATAAGCCAAGCCTGATTTTACCATATGCTGACCAATGGGAGCTAGAGTCAACTTTAGTGATGCTTACCCACCACAGTCAAtggtaatattcaaaatatttaatcatgGACTAGAAATAGGCAGTGATCAATCAGCATGGATGCCAATGTGAAATGACTATATTAGTGTACTGGTAGACTGTATTAGTCTACCAGCTAAATATCAGCCCTGGATAGAGATAAACTATGTTCAGCAAAACTActgcataaaattttaaatttatattaatataaattaagatGTTATTAATTACTTTACAAAATGGTTTCTATTTGGCTTCTTTAGAATATAACCTATATGTAGTGTACTGAGAGTTATTTGATTTGCATTGTTTTCAATAGCAACCCTAATGAATGCTCACTTATTCCTAATGTAGAGGCTAATGTTATAGTAAGGTTATTGGATTAGTAGTTATAAAATCCGAGGCTTAGGCATGGCTTCATCACTTAGTAGCTTTATTAACATAATCAATTCCCTTAGCCTCCTTCAgcatgtttcctcatctgtaaaatggagacagtgaCACTTATTCCACTTTGATACCATAATATTCATGAAAGTactttgaaaactataaagtGCTACTATTATTATCATACACAGTAAGAGATGTCACAAGAAAACAGTTAATATCACGAATGAAATTCTGAAAGATTTCATTCCTATTGTGTTGCAAACATTAGGTCATTAGAAAACGTCCCTGTCATTCAAAAACCAACACACATGTTTCTCATTGTTCTTATTTTGTATGTCTCTCTAGGAGTGAAAATGGAAGAATTCCTGCCCCCTGGTGCTAGTCTAAAATGCACCGTCTGTAGCTACACTGCTGATTCTGTGATCAACTTTCACCAACACCTGTTCTCCCATCTCACTCAAGCTGCCTTCCGATGTAATCACTGCCATTTCGGCTTCCAGACTCAGAGGGAGTTATTGCAGCACCAGGAACTCCATGTCCCTAGCGGCAAACTTCCCAGAGAAAGTGACATGGAACACTCTCCAAGTGGAACCGAAGACAGCTTACAGCCAGCCGCAGACTTATTGACCAGAAGCGAACTTCCCCAGAGCCAAAAGGCCATGCAGACTAAAGATGCAAGCTCTGACACAGAGTTGGACAAATGTGAGAAAAAGACTCAGCTCTTTCTCACGAACCAGAGACCAGAGATACAGCctacaacaaataaacaaagcttTTCTTACACAAAAATAAAGTCTGAGCCCTCTAGCCCAAGACTTGCCTCATCTCCAGTTCAGCCTAATATTGGGCCTTCTTTCCCTGTGGGTCCTTTCCTATCTCAGTTTTCTTTCCCCCAAGATATCACCATGGTCCCTCAAGCTTCAGAGATCTTAGCCAAGATGTCTGAACTGGTGCATCGGCGACTGAGGCATGGCAGTAGTAGCTACCCTCCCGTCATTTACAGCCCTTTGATGCCTAAGGGGGCTACTTGTTTTGAGTGTAACATAACATTCAATAATTTGGATAATTATCTAGTGCACAAAAAGCATTACTGCAGCAGCCGTTGGCAGCAGATGGCTAAGTCCCCAGAGTTCCCTAGTGTGTCAGAAAAGATGCCTGAAGCTTTGAGTCCCAACACTGGCCAAACCTCCATAAACCTTCTCAACCCAGCTGCTCATTCGGCTGATCCTGAGAATCCACTTCTTCAAACATCTTGCATCAATTCTTCCACTGTCTTAGATTTAATTGGGCCAAATGGGAAGGGCCATGACAAGGACTTTTCCACTCAATCTAAGAAGCTCTCCACCTCCAGTAACAATGATGACAAAATTAATGGAAAACCTGTTGATGTGAAAAATCCCAGTGTCCCCTTAGTGGATGGGGAAAGtgacccaaataagactacctgtGAAGCTTGCAACATTACCTTCAGCCGGCACGAAACATACATGGTCCACAAACAGTATTACTGTGCTACACGCCACGACCCTCCACTAAAGAGGTCTGCTTCCAACAAAGTGCCTGCCATGCAGAGAACCATGCGCACACGCAAGCGCAGAAAGATGTATGAGATGTGCCTACCTGAGCAGGAACAAAGGCCTCCACTGGTTCAGCAGAGATTTCTTGACGTAGCCAACCTCAATAATCCTTGTACCTCCACTCAAGAACCCACAGAAGGGCTAGGAGAGTGCTACCACCCAAGATGTGATATCTTTCCAGGAATTGTCTCTAAGCACTTGGAAACTTCTCTGACGATCAACAAGTGTGTTCCAATTTCCAAATGTGACACTACTCATTCCAATGTTTCCTGCCTAGAGATGGACGTGCCCATAGATCTCAGCAAAAAGTGTTTATCTCAGTCTGAGCGGACGACCACGTCTCCCAAAAGGCTGCTGGACTATCACGAGTGCACCGTGTGCAAGATCAGTTTCAATAAGGTAGAAAACTATCTGGCTCACAAGCAGAATTTCTGCCCGGTTACTGCACATCAGCGTAATGACCTGGGTCAACTGGACGGCAAAGTGTTTCCGAATCCAGAAAGCGAACGAAACAGCCCTGATGTCAGCTACGAAAGAAGCAtaataaaatgtgagaaaaatggGAATTTGAAGCAGCCTTCCCCCAATGGAAACTTATTTTCATCCCACCTAGCAACCCTGCAAGGCTTGAAGGTCTTTAGTGAAGCCGCTCAGCTCATTgctacaaaagaagaaaacagacatttgTTTCTTCCACAATGCCTTTACCCTGGAGCaataaagaaagcaaaaggagCCGACCAGCTTTCTCCATATTATGGAATCAAGCCAAGTGATTATATTTCTGGTTCTCTTGTCATCCATAACACTGACATCGAGCAAAGCACAAATGCAGAAAATGAATCTCCTAAAGGCCAGGCTTCCTCAAATGGGTGTGCTGTGCTGAAGAAAGATTCTCTGCCATTGTTGCCCAAAAATCGAGGAATGGTAATAGTGAATGGTGGACTGAAACAAGATGAGAGACCTGCTGCCAACCCACAGCAAGAGAACATTTCCCAGAATCCTCAGCATGAAGACGACCACAAATCTCCCTCGTGGATCTCTGAGAACCCATTAGCTGCCAATGAGAATGTCTCACCAGGAATTCCCTCAGCAGAGGAACAGTTGTCTAGTATAGCAAAAGGTGTGAATGGTTCCAGCCAGGCTCCAACCAGTGGGAAATATTGCCGGCTGTGTGATATCCAGTTCAACAACCTTTCAAACTTTATAACTCACAAGAAGTTTTATTGCTCATCACATGCGGCGGAACATGTCAAAtgaactaactaaataaatatcaGTCACCTTTGGTATCAGTGTTTAGTATGTTGTTCTAAccagtccagaaaaaaaaaaaaaagctgtttgaATTACATCTGGGCAATCAGGAGATAATTCATTATGGCTGAGTTGAAGACTTAAGGTGTAATTTCATTACAGTCCATTAGTAAAGTGTATTATTGGtgccattttcaaaaaaaattaatttattttaccaGCAGTATTCATAGCTGTggttatgttattttttatttaaaaactttatattaAAGTCATTTGTAATGTTATTGTATAGTTATTGTGTAGCACATATGGTTTGCACTGTATAgtagcttttaaagaaaatagtcaCAAACAATACAGAAAAGCATTTTAGAAATAGCTTCAAAAGCACTCGTGTATCTTGATTTTTTCTTATATGCTGTTgcagatatatgtatatgctaaAATATAACTTGCAAAGATGTTCTAAATACACATGCTATAAGTTCGCCTTAAGATTTCAATTCTTGGATAATCAGGCTCCGTTTGCACTTTATATTTTAGCAGATACAGTTTCTTAGTCATTAGGCTTTGCATTTGTATGTAGCTGTATGTTTCCGTCCATTTTCTTAATCCTAAACCTGTATGTTAAATGAAGatggcaatttttttcttgtatagtACTTGTATTTTCTTTCGCTGATGCAGCTCTGTCTCAATTTTTAAACCTTTGCTGTTAAATGCAATACTTtataaagaatgaacaaaattaCTGGAAGCAGTATTGTAAGTCATGAGGTAGTATTAATCAGTTTTATCTTTTGAAAGGCACAGTCTAAATCGAAACCCTAAACTCAATGCTGCAAGTATGAATTTAATTCATATATAAGATCTATTTAAATATAAGAGTAGCAATACTGCACCTGGTGATCACAAAGATAATGTTCTACTTCTGATAGAAATAATTTCTCAACAAATGTTGTTACTATGCATGTATATGGATGGAATAAAATTCCAGATTGTTGGAGAAGTTTGGcatactttttttccctttaaaatagaagagaaacCCTAAATCTATGTTTTGGGATGAGAATAGTTTCAAAATGGCACTGAATGGCTGTAATAACACAATGACAAATCAGTAAAAAGAAAGATTATCCTTTACATACACCTAATTAATATAACTTGCTCTATTAAAATGAACTAGAGGCTCCAGGCCATGAAACTAGAAAAGTTCTTCATTATAACTATGTATAATTAGCAGAATCTCTCTGTCTGCCTTTCCCCATCATCGCTGCAGCACGGATAAAGAGCAATTTCATGCGTGTCTACAAAACTTACAAGCCATATGCACAAGAATCAACACAAATGTTGGTCAAATGCGCCCAAGATTCAGATGAAGTTTACCAGAGAGAGAGGTTTGCATTTTGAGGAATGGTGACATGGTATGGTAAAGTGACTCACTCTGATGAGTAAAGATGTGCCAATCTCGTGCTCGGGATTCATAAAAGATTGATTTTATACATCTCCTTTGTATAATTCAGGAGTCTGCATATTGAGGGTGAGTGGAGAGCAGAAAATGTGGGCCTAATGGGCCAGCCAGAAGCATTGAGAGTTACTTGGCAGACATGATGGTCTCCTGCAAAATTAGAAATCGCCTGACTTGGAAAGGCAACTACCCACTTGAGGCTAAGATACACTCTTTACAGATAGGTTGTGATGCACTATTGTTCATCCATATTGAATCTGGTAACATAATGAACATAAATGTTGGCCTTAAGCATAACATACAAATACtgtgacaaaacaaaaaaaatactgtgttgTCAAAAACATTTCTCCAGTTGCTTGTTGAGAATAACTATTTTCAGAATTGAAATCATGGCATTAACTGATGCCTTCCATTTCAGTCAGTGATTAAACAGTGAGGTGAACAGAACTAATGTGCTTAATAGTGTGTAACAGGAATCTCTCAAAGTAAAGTATCAGATCCTTGGGGATCAATGGAGATGTTCAGAAAGACCTTTGTGGTGCGCAGAGTGGAACTGGTAGGGCTGAGTATTCTTAAGAGGACTTTCTTCCCCAATCTTTTTCATCCTCTTTCctcttcaaaaagaaagaaagaaaaaaaaattagccaaaccaacaaatatttattgattgcgTGGCTTGTATCCACTATTTAGGGGATGAAGGCAAAGACATATAACACATGACTATTTCCTCAAAGAGCTTATGATTTGATTCAATTTAGTGCTTCTCAACACTTCTCTCATTAGAATTGCCtaaggaacatttaaaaatgccaataattatttatatagttttgtaCATTGGGCCTTACCCTAGATCAATTAAAGAAACACTCAAGCCTGTGAGCTCTGAGAATCTATACCTTATAAAACCTGTCCAGGTGGTTCTAATATGCAAACAGTGTTGGGAAATATTGAAAggtaaattagaagaaaatatgaaggaTAAGTGAGACCAAGTCtagtaaaagaacaaaaagataaaaggaaaccAATATGGGATGAAAGAGTTGGGACAGGCTGCACAAATAGGGTAGGTTCTAGAGAGGTGGATACCATGGTAAGGAAGCCTACCTTTAGGTTGCCCTGAGATATTTGTACAGTGTATCCAAAGGGTGTTTAGTTCAAGTATTGTTTGTATAGTTGAAAGTAAGTTCTAGTATAGCTGTTCACAGAAAGAAGAACATAGCATAGGTTGAAGTAGTGACATTTGGATCAGAACTAGACCTTGGAGAGTGTAGAGGaagaaaatggtatttctacATGTGGCAATCACTGTATGTTACAGTAGAAAAGTGGAATGCAACTGGCATAGGAGGGTGAGAAGTGagtaaaaatttttcaaaagaagagagtttagattggaaagaaaaggaagctgaagtgggaggattgctcgagcccaggagttggagactgcagtcccttatgatcacacctgtgaatagtcactgTACTCatgcctgggcaatgtagcaatacctatctctaaataataaaaaatgaatttaaaaaagaaaatagaagtataAATAGGGATCTGGTATCACAAGACCTTGAGTGGCAGACTAAGGTTTATGGGCTTGCCTTATACTTTGCCTCTTAAATAGgtcatcaaatgaaaactatgtTTAGGAATGGTAATAGAGTAAGTATGGAGGTCTAGAAGCTACACAGAGGAAGCTTATTTGAAAGGCCATAGTGCTGTTTTCAAATGAGGGGGGGAAATGAGAGCCTGTACCAGGTGAATGGAGAAGCACAAGTGTGGGTACAAGATTACATAATGAATTAATGAGTAACCAACAAGACTTGGTACAAGTTAGTGAAGATGAAatcaaagaagaagtcaaatatcTTCAACCCACACTGATTAAAAAATGTCCCatgttcaataaacattgagGTCAGAATATTACTGTCGGTTGAGTAATCTAGTTGAAGGTAGTAAAAAGAACAATGGTTTATATCGGTTCTTCAGATTGGGGTATTTCAATCATCTATAGAATCCTAAAGCCTACTAAATGAGAATAGcttagttttcaattttttttttgtttgtttgttttttaacaaaacaatCCTAGggtattctgtgttgttttcccTTGACCACAATGGAGAACATTTGAATTAAACAGAGAGAGTGGGAAGCTGTGTGCAAAATTAATTAAGCTGGCAGCAGAATTTAGTATATAATTGGTCTTTCAAGTGCTTCTTCCTAATATGTAACACATTTGAGTGTTTAAAActactataatttaaaataattcagcatatgtgttttaatattgaaattaaaatggaaaatcaagTTGTTACGGAATCTGTGAGCACTATTTGAAAACCTTTCAGCCAGTGAGAACTCTCTTATTTTCAGGCAAAACCAAGGGTCAGAGATTTTAAGTGCTCAAAGTTATAAAGCTAATAATTGAGAATCAGATACCTGGGTTTTGCCCTCTGATTACCTGCTGACACCATGTTATTTCCTTCATTAAAACAGAAGGCAAAGACTAAGGCATGTGATGATATCAATGTTATCCAAATGTCTTGGTCTCCAATCTGTGACTTGAAAGCAAGGCAACATTTCCCTTTAAATGCCGAAATTTCAATGACTTAAGCCCCCACCAGCTTGTATGCTAGAATATGGACTAATAAGCTATTGAGATTTTCCCAGTGTGGCAACCCTTATGAGACTGCTCTTGGATGGGCTGAGGGGGTCACCACCACCTTCTCCAGGTAAGGACCGCTGCTTTCACACTCAGGTTTCAAGGGAAGAGATACTGCTCTCCCCTTACCACATAATCACCAGCATCAGACATGCCTCACTCTTAATAACACTGTCCATCAGTATTTCCTTAAAGTTCAGGAAAGATAGAAGAGTAAAGCAATGTACAGGATACCCCCTCAAGTACTCCAGTGACCTATATCTAACCCCCAGCTTTCTTACAGGATGACCCACCTGAAATCTCTGCACCATAAGTGGATCCACACCTCTCATGCTAAGGTGTCATAATTTCACAGTAGAACCCAAAGGGAAG
It encodes the following:
- the ZFPM2 gene encoding zinc finger protein ZFPM2 isoform X1 — its product is MSRRKQSKPRQIKRPLEDAIEDEEEECPSEETDIISKGDFPLEESFSTEFGPENLSCEEVEYFCNKGDDEGIQETAESDGDTQSEKPGQPGVEADDWDGPGELEVFQKDGERKIQSRQQLPVGTTWGPFPGKMDLNNNSLKTKAQVPMVLTAGPKWLLDVTWQGVEDNKNNCIVYSKGGQLWCTTTKAISEGEELIAFVVDFDSRLQAASQMTLTEGMYPARLLDSIQLLPQQAAMASILPTAIVNKDIFPCKSCGIWYRSERNLQAHLMYYCSGRQREAALVSEENEDSAHQISSLCPFPQCTKSFSNARALEMHLNSHSGVKMEEFLPPGASLKCTVCSYTADSVINFHQHLFSHLTQAAFRCNHCHFGFQTQRELLQHQELHVPSGKLPRESDMEHSPSGTEDSLQPAADLLTRSELPQSQKAMQTKDASSDTELDKCEKKTQLFLTNQRPEIQPTTNKQSFSYTKIKSEPSSPRLASSPVQPNIGPSFPVGPFLSQFSFPQDITMVPQASEILAKMSELVHRRLRHGSSSYPPVIYSPLMPKGATCFECNITFNNLDNYLVHKKHYCSSRWQQMAKSPEFPSVSEKMPEALSPNTGQTSINLLNPAAHSADPENPLLQTSCINSSTVLDLIGPNGKGHDKDFSTQSKKLSTSSNNDDKINGKPVDVKNPSVPLVDGESDPNKTTCEACNITFSRHETYMVHKQYYCATRHDPPLKRSASNKVPAMQRTMRTRKRRKMYEMCLPEQEQRPPLVQQRFLDVANLNNPCTSTQEPTEGLGECYHPRCDIFPGIVSKHLETSLTINKCVPISKCDTTHSNVSCLEMDVPIDLSKKCLSQSERTTTSPKRLLDYHECTVCKISFNKVENYLAHKQNFCPVTAHQRNDLGQLDGKVFPNPESERNSPDVSYERSIIKCEKNGNLKQPSPNGNLFSSHLATLQGLKVFSEAAQLIATKEENRHLFLPQCLYPGAIKKAKGADQLSPYYGIKPSDYISGSLVIHNTDIEQSTNAENESPKGQASSNGCAVLKKDSLPLLPKNRGMVIVNGGLKQDERPAANPQQENISQNPQHEDDHKSPSWISENPLAANENVSPGIPSAEEQLSSIAKGVNGSSQAPTSGKYCRLCDIQFNNLSNFITHKKFYCSSHAAEHVK
- the ZFPM2 gene encoding zinc finger protein ZFPM2 isoform X3 produces the protein MDLNNNSLKTKAQVPMVLTAGPKWLLDVTWQGVEDNKNNCIVYSKGGQLWCTTTKAISEGEELIAFVVDFDSRLQAASQMTLTEGMYPARLLDSIQLLPQQAAMASILPTAIVNKDIFPCKSCGIWYRSERNLQAHLMYYCSGRQREAALVSEENEDSAHQISSLCPFPQCTKSFSNARALEMHLNSHSGVKMEEFLPPGASLKCTVCSYTADSVINFHQHLFSHLTQAAFRCNHCHFGFQTQRELLQHQELHVPSGKLPRESDMEHSPSGTEDSLQPAADLLTRSELPQSQKAMQTKDASSDTELDKCEKKTQLFLTNQRPEIQPTTNKQSFSYTKIKSEPSSPRLASSPVQPNIGPSFPVGPFLSQFSFPQDITMVPQASEILAKMSELVHRRLRHGSSSYPPVIYSPLMPKGATCFECNITFNNLDNYLVHKKHYCSSRWQQMAKSPEFPSVSEKMPEALSPNTGQTSINLLNPAAHSADPENPLLQTSCINSSTVLDLIGPNGKGHDKDFSTQSKKLSTSSNNDDKINGKPVDVKNPSVPLVDGESDPNKTTCEACNITFSRHETYMVHKQYYCATRHDPPLKRSASNKVPAMQRTMRTRKRRKMYEMCLPEQEQRPPLVQQRFLDVANLNNPCTSTQEPTEGLGECYHPRCDIFPGIVSKHLETSLTINKCVPISKCDTTHSNVSCLEMDVPIDLSKKCLSQSERTTTSPKRLLDYHECTVCKISFNKVENYLAHKQNFCPVTAHQRNDLGQLDGKVFPNPESERNSPDVSYERSIIKCEKNGNLKQPSPNGNLFSSHLATLQGLKVFSEAAQLIATKEENRHLFLPQCLYPGAIKKAKGADQLSPYYGIKPSDYISGSLVIHNTDIEQSTNAENESPKGQASSNGCAVLKKDSLPLLPKNRGMVIVNGGLKQDERPAANPQQENISQNPQHEDDHKSPSWISENPLAANENVSPGIPSAEEQLSSIAKGVNGSSQAPTSGKYCRLCDIQFNNLSNFITHKKFYCSSHAAEHVK
- the ZFPM2 gene encoding zinc finger protein ZFPM2 isoform X2, coding for MSRRKQSKPRQIKRPLEDAIEDEEEECPSEETDIISKGDFPLEESFSTEFGPENLSCEEVEYFCNKGDDEGIQETAESDGDTQSEKPGQPGVEADDWDGPGELEVFQKDGERKIQSRQQLPVGTTWGPFPGKMDLNNNSLKTKAQVPMVLTAGPKWLLDVTWQGVEDNKNNCIVYSKGGQLWCTTTKAISEGEELIAFVVDFDSRLQAASQMTLTEGMYPARLLDSIQLLPQQAAMASILPTAIVNRVKMEEFLPPGASLKCTVCSYTADSVINFHQHLFSHLTQAAFRCNHCHFGFQTQRELLQHQELHVPSGKLPRESDMEHSPSGTEDSLQPAADLLTRSELPQSQKAMQTKDASSDTELDKCEKKTQLFLTNQRPEIQPTTNKQSFSYTKIKSEPSSPRLASSPVQPNIGPSFPVGPFLSQFSFPQDITMVPQASEILAKMSELVHRRLRHGSSSYPPVIYSPLMPKGATCFECNITFNNLDNYLVHKKHYCSSRWQQMAKSPEFPSVSEKMPEALSPNTGQTSINLLNPAAHSADPENPLLQTSCINSSTVLDLIGPNGKGHDKDFSTQSKKLSTSSNNDDKINGKPVDVKNPSVPLVDGESDPNKTTCEACNITFSRHETYMVHKQYYCATRHDPPLKRSASNKVPAMQRTMRTRKRRKMYEMCLPEQEQRPPLVQQRFLDVANLNNPCTSTQEPTEGLGECYHPRCDIFPGIVSKHLETSLTINKCVPISKCDTTHSNVSCLEMDVPIDLSKKCLSQSERTTTSPKRLLDYHECTVCKISFNKVENYLAHKQNFCPVTAHQRNDLGQLDGKVFPNPESERNSPDVSYERSIIKCEKNGNLKQPSPNGNLFSSHLATLQGLKVFSEAAQLIATKEENRHLFLPQCLYPGAIKKAKGADQLSPYYGIKPSDYISGSLVIHNTDIEQSTNAENESPKGQASSNGCAVLKKDSLPLLPKNRGMVIVNGGLKQDERPAANPQQENISQNPQHEDDHKSPSWISENPLAANENVSPGIPSAEEQLSSIAKGVNGSSQAPTSGKYCRLCDIQFNNLSNFITHKKFYCSSHAAEHVK